The DNA window GCGGTCTTCGTTCACTAAAGCTCGATGAATCGCTTCGCGAACGCTTCGGCAACGCACTGAGAAGACCGATTGAGCCAGATTACTCGAGACCAGCGTCGGATTTCGCAAGCTCTCGACAAGCTTCCGCCCCACCCGGGCGTACAACGGAGTCACCAGCCCCAGCCACAGGCTAGACAAGTAGGGAGTCAACAACGGCACGGGAATCATCCGACGGGTTAGCCCTCGCTGGCGTGCGTACTCCTGCATGAGTTGCCCATACGAGACCTGATCGGGCCCGCCAATCTCGTACACCTGAGAAGCGGTAGCAGGGAGTTCCAGAGCGGCGAGGAGATACGCTAGAAGATCTTCGACGGCGATTGGCTGTGCTTTTACTTGCACCCATCGAGGGCAAATCATAATCGGGAGTCGCTCGACGAGCGAACGGATCATCTCGAATGAAAGGCTGCCAGAACCGATCACGATCGACGCGCGAAACTCGATCACCTGCGAGTGATGGGCACGCAAAATGTCGCCCGTTTCTTGTCGACTGCGGAGGTGTTTCGACAGCTTCTCATCGGGATTGCCAAGTCCACCCAGATAAATCAGGCGACGGACGCCGGCCCGGGAAGCGGCTTTGGCGAAATTCTCCGCCGCGATCCGATCCTGTGACTCAAAGTCTTGGTTGTCGCCCATCGAATGCACGAAGTAATAGGCCGTCTCCACCCCCTCGCACGCAGTCTGCAGGGATGGGGGGTCAAAGACATCTCCCTGCAGGACTTCGGTGGACGCGGTCACGCGATCTTGCAAAGACTCAGGACGACGAGCCAGGCAGCGCACGGGAAGCTCTTGTTGCTGCAGGAGCGACAGCACGCGACCTCCGACATAACCGGTGGCTCCCGTCAGAAGAATCAAACCGGACATGCTGAGATCCTCTTTGCAATAATCATTGATATCTCACCGGCCGACGCCTTCGAGCATCCATTCGAGGGCGACGACGAGAAACAACCCCTGCGCC is part of the Lignipirellula cremea genome and encodes:
- a CDS encoding SDR family oxidoreductase, with translation MSGLILLTGATGYVGGRVLSLLQQQELPVRCLARRPESLQDRVTASTEVLQGDVFDPPSLQTACEGVETAYYFVHSMGDNQDFESQDRIAAENFAKAASRAGVRRLIYLGGLGNPDEKLSKHLRSRQETGDILRAHHSQVIEFRASIVIGSGSLSFEMIRSLVERLPIMICPRWVQVKAQPIAVEDLLAYLLAALELPATASQVYEIGGPDQVSYGQLMQEYARQRGLTRRMIPVPLLTPYLSSLWLGLVTPLYARVGRKLVESLRNPTLVSSNLAQSVFSVRCRSVREAIHRALVNEDRELAETRWSDALSSAGPPRSWGGRRFGSRLVDSREVVVSVRPDQAFAPIRRIGGKTGWYYGNFLWAIRGFLDLLIGGVGIRRGRRDPENLRVDEALDFWRVELFEPNQRLRLQAEMKLPGRAWLEFEVSPCEAGSTIRQTAIFDPLGLAGLLYWYGIYPLHQFVFAGMLRNLARAAESSHPEIRPAGKELDAHTKLKT